The genomic segment AGTCTGTCTTGCCAAAAAATCGGACGATCCCTTGCTTTTGGCCCGCCACCAAAACCTGATCCCCAACCTCAACATTGACTCCATCGGGATCCAAACTGACCCCGGACAGAGACTTCTTTCTTGGAGCTGGTGGAGAAGATGACAAACTTTAAATATAAACTAATGTCTCAGGCTCACCCAGGATGCTTTTATTTGATAACAAAATGCAGTGTAAACTgacattgtgaaatactattaaatTTAAAGGAATTCTTTCCTATTTTAATAGAAAAttctgaatattagaatgatttctgaaagatcatgtgacactgaaggctggatcaatggctgctaaaaaaataagctttttattgaagaaataaaattatattttcaaatattctaaaattgaaaacagttaatatcaataaaactgttaatatcaaattaatgcagccgtGGTAAACAATGATTTAATAACAAATTAAACACTCGACACAGAACTTCAAATCAAAAGATAGATGTTAGATATATACTGTAGATGTTATCACTCACTCTTTTCACGTTCTttctcttttttgtcttttttgatcTTGCCGGTTATGCGAGATAAATCCATGCGAGGGGTTTTTGGGGTGGAGGTGACTGAAGACGGGGTCTGCTCAAGAGCTTTGCTGATTTTTGACACAGGGGCGAAGATGCCTGAAGAATGGACGTGTACACCAAATATTAAACTCTAGATTGTTTCATCTGAATAATGGGATCAGTCTGAATCTCAGTTAATGCTAGCTGTTGTATGActtttataatacaaaaaatgaaGTGAACACACCTTGTTTTGGGGGGCAGATGAAATAGCGGATACCACCCACACTCCCATCATTCTTGCCCTCCGGCTCGTCCAGCTCAATACCAACCCACTGCCCACTAGCAAACTCAGTAGTGCCACAGAAACGGAGGGTGCCAGTCTGCAGAAAAGAGgtgttctgttttatatatatttatatatatatatatatattctatattctcTTTCAGGTCCTTCAGTCTTTTAACACTGCACCCATTCTTCAACGAACACACAGACTCTTCTTATCTCACCTTTGTTTCATCCAGCACCACACGGTCCCCTAGTTTGAGGCCCAGAGAGGAGAGCATGAGGTTGCCGGGGATGTTGTCATAGTTTGGGAGTGTGGCACGGGGCAGGTTACAGCTGAGAGGCACTGCATCCAGCAGCAACTGTTTCATCTCTTTAGCCACCATGGCAGCCTCAGCTTTATCCAGACTCATATCCATGGGGTCAGGGACAACCTCAGCAGGCTCTTGACCCTTATCATTCTATATTAACATACAGAGAGTTTATATCTGTTAGTGATAGTCCAACCAGGCCAATATTTACAGTATAATTTTGAGATTACAAACATTGCCTTCTGAGTCAATAACATAGTCACAGCTAGACTTTTAGTAaatataaactactgttcaacagtttggggtcagtaagtcaATATGTGCATTAATTTgttcaaaagtggcagtaaagacatttataatgatacaaaagttttttatttaaaaaaatgctgttctttttaactttctattcatcatagaaaacaaatgtttccacaaaagaaatattaagcagcagaattgtttttaactttgataataaaaagaaatatttcaaagcaccaaatcagcataaaataattatttctgaagcatcatgtgataATGGAGactaaagtaatggctgctgaaaattcagcttggccaTCAAAGAttatcaattatattttaaaatatattcaaatagaaaacagatatttaattgcaataataatgCATAACCAAGAGACTAAAATGTTagaaaatcttactaaccccaaaaaCTTGTGAATGATAGGATATATTTGTGCATCTTATTTCATATATACAGTAGGTCCATATAAAATGCTCTGGTTACTAATAAGAGTATTCTGAAAAACAGACCACTAAAGACGTCTGAAACATTAATTCAATATGCTCACTCTAACAGTAGGATTGGCTCCGTGCTCCAGTAGACACTTGACAGCACCGAGACAGAGGTTGGAGGCGGCGATGTGCAGGGCTGTGCCATGATAAAAGTCACTGCAGGTGGAGTTAAGCACTGTGTAGAGAGAAGAGAAACAGACGTTTTGAAAGGCACCCTACTTTATTAgtgcaaaatgtaatgaaatgcCTAATACTCATTAGCCACTTCATCATTTCCTTGTGCATGATACTTGCCATCTCCGCTTGTGTGTGAGAATGTGACAAGATTGTTTCAAAAAGCATTTGGCTTATTGAAAAGTTCAGACGCTGTCATGAATACAAACACTATGCTTTTGAAATTCACCTTTAGGCTTGGAGCCTTTGAGCAAAACACGAATCAGTTCTGGTACATCGAAGTAAGCTGCATAATGTAGGGCATTCATGTTGGTCCAACGACTGCGCAGACTCACATCAGCTCCCTGAGCTAGCAGCTGATTGGACAGCCGGAGCGCTGCCTCAGGATCACCTGAAAGGAAAACACATTGTTACTATACCAACGGTCACACGGTTCGCTTTTATTATGTCGGCGCGTGTGAAATGCACTGCAGGGTTAGAGCTTTTAAAGGATTTAGAACTTAAAAGTCGTAATGACCTCAATTACAGAGAAATGTCAGATTTGGATTGTGGATTGCAAGGCAAGTGAGGGCAAAGAACTCCAACCGTCAACTCGAGTGTCACTCACCCACTCCGTGAGCTCCTGCTTTGCAGCAGTAGTGGAGAAGAGTCATATCCGTCAGGCCATCACGGTCATTCACATGGCAGCCTCGctttaaaatctaaaagtgacAATGTGAAAGAACATGAAGAGTTGATCAACATATGCTGAACTTCCATGCAACTAGAAGACAATTAATAACTAATGTGGATTTGCAAGCAGCTACGGTCTTGAGTAGATGC from the Carassius gibelio isolate Cgi1373 ecotype wild population from Czech Republic chromosome A15, carGib1.2-hapl.c, whole genome shotgun sequence genome contains:
- the LOC128029138 gene encoding CAP-Gly domain-containing linker protein 3-like isoform X2, whose protein sequence is MTKEETFEVEEAQPASEFISPVHEPRKKPMVHPSAQAPLPKDYAFTFFDPNDPACLEILTDPRTTIPELFAIIRQWVPQVQHKIDIIGTEILKRGCHVNDRDGLTDMTLLHYCCKAGAHGVGDPEAALRLSNQLLAQGADVSLRSRWTNMNALHYAAYFDVPELIRVLLKGSKPKVLNSTCSDFYHGTALHIAASNLCLGAVKCLLEHGANPTVRNDKGQEPAEVVPDPMDMSLDKAEAAMVAKEMKQLLLDAVPLSCNLPRATLPNYDNIPGNLMLSSLGLKLGDRVVLDETKTGTLRFCGTTEFASGQWVGIELDEPEGKNDGSVGGIRYFICPPKQGIFAPVSKISKALEQTPSSVTSTPKTPRMDLSRITGKIKKDKKEKEREKTPRKKSLSGVSLDPDGVNVEVGDQVLVAGQKQGIVRFFGKTDFAPGYWFGVELEHPTGKHDGSVFGVRYFHCLPKYGVFAPPSRVQRIAGPKDPQGDGTLQKKVHQVTMSQPKRNFNAMRSPKDITSESSISRLLFCCWFPWMLRAEMQT
- the LOC128029138 gene encoding CAP-Gly domain-containing linker protein 3-like isoform X1, which produces MTKEETFEVEEAQPASEFISPVHEPRKKPMVHPSAQAPLPKDYAFTFFDPNDPACLEILTDPRTTIPELFAIIRQWVPQVQHKIDIIGTEILKRGCHVNDRDGLTDMTLLHYCCKAGAHGVGDPEAALRLSNQLLAQGADVSLRSRWTNMNALHYAAYFDVPELIRVLLKGSKPKVLNSTCSDFYHGTALHIAASNLCLGAVKCLLEHGANPTVRNDKGQEPAEVVPDPMDMSLDKAEAAMVAKEMKQLLLDAVPLSCNLPRATLPNYDNIPGNLMLSSLGLKLGDRVVLDETKTGTLRFCGTTEFASGQWVGIELDEPEGKNDGSVGGIRYFICPPKQGIFAPVSKISKALEQTPSSVTSTPKTPRMDLSRITGKIKKDKKEKEREKTPRKKSLSGVSLDPDGVNVEVGDQVLVAGQKQGIVRFFGKTDFAPGYWFGVELEHPTGKHDGSVFGVRYFHCLPKYGVFAPPSRVQRIAGPKDPQGDGTLQKKVHQVTMSQPKRNFNAMRSPKDITSESSISSRLLFCCWFPWMLRAEMQT